Proteins from one Leptonema illini DSM 21528 genomic window:
- a CDS encoding LamG-like jellyroll fold domain-containing protein, translating to MKSCAYTGYGPLTFLAGIVLLFSVSCTRAISDRIPEFFLFDAINPPLYSISGAVSGLAMNGLVLSNSGDSVELNSPASEFVFNRKLRTDTAYNIVVSAYPRNEEDGSQYCTVAGGSGTIGNGDVSGVHVNCSDAVTLLVNVQPGLIGTGMVLLNRGADPLTINGEILAPTRFAFRTPVVATDPVYAVTVGTQPVNPHQTCSVTDGADTYSGGFPGEIITPSVSCITNRYAIRVNVTGLKSGNTLVIKSDFGTYPAETGLESYPATSAGSETIAVTANGISAPFATKIRSGDSYALAIDTQATGQNCTIGTPSASVTSYDIVVPVNCATNSYPITGEVTGYEGSTPLRIRITANGTSQTINYSTGGTFTSTAIPYGSAFEMRILTNPQNKWQTCSIVDEGNSNGSIVSSGAVDAMGQTWDDRLTDASMHLGSAISGIEIECVTNTFTVGGAVTGYAAGTYTQKLQLQNGAETLTIEPGSTSFVFVTPVASGTSYGVTLLQPPVLDNEALNCSVSGGSGTMAGANVSGVSISCSLDRTIRVTVTGFGISPAGNFTLNPGTGGPSASVTANGDYYFSVKTGQTYSFNTPSPANQTCTWSNPSLIAGTVTSNLALSLDCSPIVMSTSVDDNDATLKYDMGAGPIEIKFNKDMSSTIAAAGTSTDCSQQGIQISMVKTGSTTEVPVHNNFVSCVPLQSVSVSGNIVTVAPHPDYMWYEATYKIRINNSAVVDAGNTAMAYASGSYQSTTGFNTGRLVRWYNSGNSTDSSRAGSPLSGTVQAATGADGDAGGSLSFSASYLSASASGLPAFGESRTVCQWVRLTDLPPDNTNKHLVSYGSNTTDKAFGIGIRRQGGMQLRFFGGADRDDFIPHTFHRNAWTHICVVYDGDQTKLLFYVNGALIGTADRSDAPLATNVANFYLSGWVSGLGGITGMLDNVRIYSAVLPDRQIRYLATQVPDGLVGRWDLVSNGGESPGKDVSGFHRDLQSSGTVIPGVDRFGLSSAIAFGGGRLDHAGVATNQTAGITLGAWIFPKDYGNVGVNTIVLNGHSSSGGYELYIDGMSQRLCFLISGFDSFCSTVTIPLNVWTHVTLVSESPTIWKLYVNGAAAGSFSVTTVNTPVSGVFIGRNQSNDEAFFGSISDVRIYERALLQSEIQALVQQPNKIVKLTASGWTGNLGGISGADTKCGEGFKAMLVSSNNDRRACTSANCTTGGITEHRDWVLRPNITYLNPDGNVLFTANWNGVFAFGTLNAQLIGSNPTYVWTGFGSSSWTTISAYDTCNNWTAAEADGSGYANASLTDSEFIRSGTLACNATGLRLYCVEQ from the coding sequence ATGAAGTCGTGCGCATACACAGGATACGGGCCTCTGACGTTTCTCGCAGGCATTGTTCTGTTGTTCAGTGTATCGTGTACCAGAGCGATATCCGATAGAATCCCCGAATTCTTCCTATTTGACGCCATCAACCCGCCTCTCTACAGCATCTCAGGAGCCGTCAGCGGTCTTGCGATGAACGGCCTGGTGCTCTCAAACTCCGGCGATAGCGTGGAGCTGAACTCGCCAGCCAGCGAATTTGTGTTTAATCGAAAGTTACGCACTGATACTGCTTACAACATTGTTGTGTCCGCCTACCCGCGAAACGAGGAGGACGGCAGCCAGTATTGCACCGTCGCCGGCGGGTCTGGAACGATCGGCAACGGAGATGTGAGCGGCGTGCATGTCAATTGTTCCGATGCGGTCACTCTATTGGTAAACGTCCAGCCGGGGCTGATAGGCACGGGTATGGTCCTTCTCAATCGGGGAGCCGATCCGCTGACTATCAACGGAGAGATACTGGCGCCCACTCGCTTCGCCTTTCGCACGCCTGTCGTCGCTACCGATCCAGTGTATGCGGTCACGGTCGGCACACAGCCGGTGAATCCTCATCAAACATGCAGCGTCACGGACGGAGCGGATACATATTCAGGAGGCTTTCCGGGAGAGATCATTACGCCATCCGTATCGTGCATTACGAACCGCTATGCAATCAGAGTGAATGTTACCGGTTTGAAAAGCGGAAACACGCTCGTAATCAAAAGCGATTTTGGAACCTATCCGGCCGAGACGGGGCTTGAGAGTTATCCGGCGACGTCGGCAGGCAGTGAGACGATTGCAGTGACGGCGAACGGAATCTCGGCGCCGTTTGCGACGAAGATCCGTAGCGGCGATAGTTATGCTCTGGCCATTGATACTCAGGCGACGGGGCAGAACTGCACCATCGGCACACCGTCCGCTTCGGTCACATCTTATGATATCGTCGTTCCGGTGAATTGTGCGACGAACTCTTATCCGATTACGGGCGAGGTCACTGGCTATGAAGGCAGCACTCCGCTACGAATTCGGATAACGGCGAATGGCACGTCGCAGACGATCAACTATTCGACGGGAGGCACGTTCACATCGACGGCGATCCCTTACGGGTCCGCCTTTGAAATGCGTATTCTTACGAATCCGCAGAATAAATGGCAGACATGCTCGATTGTCGACGAAGGCAATTCCAACGGATCGATCGTATCAAGCGGCGCTGTCGACGCCATGGGACAGACATGGGATGATCGACTCACAGACGCCTCGATGCATCTGGGATCGGCCATTTCAGGCATTGAGATCGAATGTGTGACGAACACGTTTACGGTCGGCGGCGCCGTCACGGGTTATGCGGCCGGCACCTATACGCAAAAGCTTCAATTACAGAACGGCGCAGAGACGCTGACGATTGAGCCGGGCTCGACGTCTTTTGTGTTTGTGACGCCTGTGGCAAGCGGTACGTCTTACGGCGTAACATTGCTACAACCCCCTGTTCTTGATAACGAGGCGCTGAACTGCTCGGTAAGCGGAGGCAGCGGTACGATGGCCGGGGCGAACGTATCGGGAGTCTCTATCAGCTGCTCCCTTGACCGGACGATACGCGTAACAGTCACCGGCTTCGGCATCTCGCCTGCCGGAAATTTTACGTTGAATCCCGGCACAGGTGGACCGTCTGCGTCGGTTACGGCGAACGGCGATTACTACTTCTCCGTAAAGACCGGCCAGACCTACAGCTTTAACACGCCTTCGCCGGCGAACCAGACCTGCACGTGGTCGAACCCTTCATTGATTGCGGGAACGGTCACGTCAAATCTCGCCCTGTCGCTCGACTGTTCGCCCATCGTCATGTCGACGAGCGTTGATGATAACGACGCCACGCTGAAATACGACATGGGTGCAGGGCCGATCGAAATAAAATTCAATAAAGATATGTCATCGACCATAGCAGCGGCCGGCACATCGACGGATTGTTCGCAGCAGGGCATTCAGATTTCCATGGTGAAAACCGGCAGTACAACCGAGGTTCCGGTACACAACAACTTTGTCAGCTGTGTTCCTCTGCAATCGGTCAGCGTTTCGGGTAACATTGTTACCGTGGCGCCGCATCCGGATTACATGTGGTACGAGGCCACGTATAAGATACGAATTAATAATAGCGCCGTTGTAGATGCGGGCAATACGGCCATGGCCTATGCATCGGGCTCGTATCAATCGACGACGGGCTTCAATACAGGACGGCTTGTGCGCTGGTACAACTCGGGTAATTCGACCGATTCGTCGCGGGCGGGCAGCCCGCTTTCCGGAACAGTGCAGGCAGCGACAGGGGCCGACGGCGACGCAGGCGGATCTCTGAGCTTCAGCGCATCATACCTTTCGGCCAGTGCTTCGGGCCTGCCGGCATTCGGCGAATCGCGCACCGTATGCCAGTGGGTCAGACTGACCGATCTACCGCCCGACAATACGAACAAGCATCTTGTTTCGTATGGTAGCAACACGACCGATAAAGCATTCGGGATCGGAATACGTCGTCAGGGTGGTATGCAGCTGAGATTCTTCGGAGGCGCAGACAGGGACGATTTTATACCGCATACCTTCCACCGCAATGCCTGGACGCATATCTGTGTTGTCTATGACGGCGACCAGACGAAGCTGCTTTTTTATGTGAACGGCGCATTGATCGGCACAGCGGACCGAAGCGATGCGCCACTGGCGACGAACGTTGCAAATTTCTATCTCTCGGGATGGGTTAGCGGTCTCGGCGGAATCACCGGAATGCTCGACAATGTGCGCATCTACTCAGCCGTATTGCCCGACCGTCAGATTAGATATCTGGCCACGCAGGTTCCTGATGGTCTCGTTGGCCGGTGGGATCTTGTAAGTAACGGTGGCGAGTCCCCTGGAAAGGATGTGAGCGGCTTCCATCGAGATCTGCAATCATCGGGTACGGTGATTCCAGGCGTAGATCGTTTCGGATTATCTTCGGCCATTGCGTTTGGCGGCGGTCGCCTGGATCATGCCGGAGTCGCCACGAACCAAACCGCCGGTATTACTCTGGGCGCCTGGATTTTTCCGAAAGACTATGGTAATGTCGGAGTCAATACCATAGTCTTGAATGGTCACAGCTCGTCGGGAGGGTATGAGCTTTATATCGACGGAATGTCACAGAGGCTCTGTTTCTTGATCAGCGGCTTTGATTCATTCTGCTCCACTGTCACAATTCCTTTAAACGTCTGGACGCACGTTACGCTTGTAAGCGAATCCCCGACAATCTGGAAGTTATACGTGAACGGCGCGGCGGCCGGCAGTTTCAGTGTTACGACGGTAAACACTCCAGTTTCAGGCGTTTTTATAGGCCGGAATCAGAGTAATGACGAGGCGTTTTTCGGAAGTATATCGGATGTTCGCATCTATGAGCGAGCACTGCTGCAATCCGAGATTCAAGCCCTGGTGCAGCAACCGAATAAGATCGTGAAACTGACTGCCAGTGGCTGGACCGGAAACCTGGGGGGGATCAGCGGCGCCGACACTAAATGCGGTGAAGGATTCAAGGCAATGCTTGTTTCAAGCAACAATGACCGTAGAGCATGCACGTCGGCAAACTGCACGACCGGCGGCATCACCGAGCATCGTGATTGGGTATTGCGGCCCAACATTACGTACTTAAACCCTGATGGTAACGTATTATTCACTGCCAACTGGAATGGAGTCTTTGCATTTGGAACGCTCAACGCCCAATTGATCGGAAGCAATCCGACGTACGTCTGGACCGGTTTCGGCTCATCGTCATGGACCACAATCTCAGCGTATGATACCTGCAACAACTGGACGGCAGCTGAAGCGGATGGTAGCGGATATGCCAACGCCAGTTTGACGGATAGTGAGTTTATCCGTTCTGGAACGCTTGCATGCAATGCGACAGGTCTTCGCCTCTACTGCGTCGAGCAATGA
- a CDS encoding FecR family protein, with protein sequence MQRKQISIFLGFFLVSLLIQCEKPTAPVGLTDGRVLLLTGAVTRNGEPLAVDATVKQGDQIETGDASSAEIVFAKGLIMRLGANTKAVLDLQASQVQLNKGWFAAVKNANEQKLEVVTPTAVAAVRGTSLCMKVESETSTYACTCNGTVHFHADGIAEEAVTAAEHSAIRFVKEGESVKKEEAGLEFHDNAGIETLAKKIDHPLDWTKPSK encoded by the coding sequence ATGCAACGAAAACAGATTTCTATTTTTCTGGGATTTTTCCTGGTTTCCCTTCTCATCCAATGCGAGAAGCCCACCGCACCGGTAGGGCTGACTGATGGGCGTGTGCTTCTTCTGACCGGAGCGGTTACACGTAACGGCGAGCCCCTTGCCGTTGACGCCACTGTTAAGCAGGGCGATCAGATTGAAACGGGGGATGCCTCATCGGCAGAGATCGTTTTTGCTAAGGGCCTCATCATGCGTCTCGGCGCAAACACGAAGGCGGTTCTCGATCTACAGGCCTCACAGGTTCAACTGAATAAAGGCTGGTTTGCCGCTGTTAAGAATGCAAACGAGCAGAAGCTTGAGGTGGTTACTCCGACTGCCGTGGCGGCGGTTCGTGGAACGTCGCTCTGCATGAAGGTGGAGAGTGAAACGTCGACATATGCTTGCACATGCAATGGTACTGTGCACTTTCATGCCGATGGAATCGCCGAAGAGGCCGTAACTGCGGCGGAGCATAGCGCCATTCGCTTTGTGAAAGAAGGCGAGAGCGTGAAAAAGGAAGAGGCCGGGCTGGAATTCCATGACAATGCCGGTATCGAGACGCTTGCAAAGAAGATCGATCATCCTCTTGACTGGACAAAACCGTCGAAATGA
- a CDS encoding phosphatase PAP2 family protein, with protein sequence MPFWIWDSSGQVNLWLQSVLGDPRWLLPVTFAGDELFYLILIPFVFYTINRRAGVTLLVAQLFTHSINVLLKLAFHEPRPFWVTLMNVFAFEDTFGLPSGHAQNAVVVWGYLAFFFIKQKRLHAFPVIALTALWVFLIGISRIALGVHFIQDTILGWAIGCALLYAVIHYETNVRVFFANLTHGGRFFVTAMIAVMLLEMGALLATTLHLPVLSEWNETARLSIASTPHSGVRFKDLHPLKLTSFLNVAGCLFGLYASLSLKDPGYTMPVLFRNRLFVLLPGLALIFVVYLSLSAIFPRDGIEGGFLRILRYGLVVFTGLYVYPLILERVRRRA encoded by the coding sequence ATGCCTTTCTGGATATGGGACTCCTCCGGCCAGGTCAACCTCTGGCTGCAATCGGTACTCGGTGATCCGCGATGGCTTCTTCCGGTTACCTTCGCCGGCGATGAGCTGTTTTATCTGATACTGATTCCTTTTGTTTTCTACACGATCAATCGCCGGGCCGGGGTCACTCTGCTTGTGGCACAGCTTTTCACTCATTCCATCAACGTGCTATTGAAGCTGGCTTTTCATGAACCGCGACCGTTCTGGGTAACGCTCATGAACGTCTTCGCCTTTGAAGATACGTTCGGACTTCCCTCAGGTCATGCTCAGAATGCCGTCGTTGTCTGGGGGTATCTCGCTTTTTTCTTTATAAAGCAGAAGCGCCTGCATGCTTTTCCCGTCATAGCGCTCACCGCTCTGTGGGTTTTCCTGATCGGTATTTCGCGTATAGCGCTGGGCGTTCATTTTATTCAAGATACCATTCTCGGCTGGGCCATCGGTTGTGCGTTGCTTTATGCCGTGATCCATTATGAAACGAACGTTCGCGTGTTTTTCGCGAACCTGACTCACGGTGGCCGATTTTTTGTAACTGCAATGATCGCCGTCATGCTCCTGGAGATGGGGGCCCTGCTTGCCACCACGCTGCATCTGCCTGTGCTTTCCGAGTGGAATGAAACGGCTCGTCTGAGTATCGCATCGACGCCGCATAGCGGGGTGCGCTTCAAGGATCTGCATCCACTCAAGCTGACTTCTTTCTTGAACGTCGCCGGATGTCTGTTCGGTCTTTATGCCTCTCTATCGCTCAAGGATCCGGGTTATACGATGCCCGTGCTCTTTCGCAATCGCCTGTTTGTTTTGCTTCCCGGTCTCGCTCTCATCTTTGTAGTGTATCTATCGCTGTCGGCCATCTTTCCCAGAGATGGAATTGAGGGCGGTTTCCTGCGTATTCTGCGGTACGGGCTCGTCGTTTTTACGGGGCTTTACGTTTACCCATTGATCCTTGAACGAGTTCGACGGAGGGCATAG
- a CDS encoding DoxX family protein → MDKILGKFDGIIYSAFRAVAGFLFMQHGIQKIFGGLGGTMAQSYASMMGLAGFIELIAGILIMVGLFTSIAAFLSSGLMAAAYFLAHVPKGFWPVLNGGELAALFCFAFLYMAARGDGTISLGRTIRRG, encoded by the coding sequence ATGGATAAGATACTTGGAAAATTCGACGGAATCATCTACTCCGCCTTTCGCGCGGTCGCAGGTTTTCTGTTCATGCAGCACGGTATTCAAAAGATCTTCGGAGGCCTGGGCGGTACGATGGCTCAATCGTACGCCAGCATGATGGGGCTTGCCGGCTTCATCGAACTGATTGCCGGAATCCTTATTATGGTCGGTCTGTTTACCTCGATCGCAGCATTTCTCTCAAGCGGTCTGATGGCGGCAGCCTACTTCCTGGCGCATGTGCCGAAGGGCTTCTGGCCGGTGCTGAACGGCGGTGAACTGGCGGCTCTGTTCTGCTTCGCCTTCCTGTATATGGCCGCTCGCGGCGACGGGACGATCAGCCTGGGCAGAACCATCCGCCGGGGATAA
- a CDS encoding methyl-accepting chemotaxis protein — MGFLSRINIRKKFLLSLAPAVGGLLVLSAYLLISEWSVIRDMNRLNSIIEFASYSSELIHELQKERGLSSGFLGSEGKSFRSELTSQRKDTDEKRRNLENFLSGFETESADMKRAIEKGVDALGRLDTMRASVDGLKIGGSDVVKYYTDTIAIFLDGILESDREVRSGEYSLKVIAFHAFLSMKENAGKERAILNNTFSRGGFGPGMQVAFFDVISRQNAYRELFYKAGGVEAESIFRANVKDEDEADVQRYRNIAISNEFDDKGVSAERWFDAATARIDLFFKAEKALSTALIEGAASEKRIALTIFITLVVLVTVLSVGSIIGGTRIGRNIVRRILDINVVLPEIARGNLTIEMAKDGEDEISSLKEDIGVLVKTQVGLIRRIVVAARSMEESSGHLTSSSEKMKSDIGALNEKSSTIAAAAEEMSQNLQNTASSVTEMSTTISEIARQAEEAVTVHRESGKLSNQAAEAARGMAASAEKVEAVIESISGIAKQTNLLALNASIEAAAAGEAGKGFAVVASEVKELAGRTSSDAQDVRDRVQEIQGNSKATTDSIGRVDTMIHKLNEITASIGSSIQEQSIASQEISKSIQQNLVAVDEVAREINTVGTIMDEEARRAQEMYEQARAMDALAREMLGHVASFQINDE; from the coding sequence ATGGGTTTTCTATCGCGCATCAATATAAGGAAGAAGTTTCTTCTCAGTCTGGCGCCCGCCGTCGGCGGACTTCTCGTTTTATCGGCCTATCTTCTTATCTCGGAATGGAGCGTCATCCGCGACATGAATCGACTGAACTCGATTATCGAGTTTGCCTCCTATTCCAGCGAATTGATTCATGAGCTGCAAAAAGAACGAGGCCTGTCATCGGGTTTTCTCGGCAGTGAAGGCAAATCTTTCCGTTCGGAACTCACATCACAGCGAAAGGATACGGACGAGAAGCGACGCAATCTCGAGAACTTCTTATCGGGCTTTGAAACCGAATCGGCCGACATGAAACGAGCCATCGAAAAAGGAGTCGATGCTCTTGGACGGCTTGATACAATGCGCGCCTCCGTAGACGGTTTGAAGATCGGCGGAAGCGACGTCGTTAAATACTACACCGATACGATTGCGATTTTCCTCGACGGCATCCTCGAGTCGGATCGTGAAGTGCGCTCCGGCGAGTATTCTCTGAAAGTGATCGCCTTTCATGCTTTTCTCTCGATGAAGGAGAATGCAGGGAAGGAGCGCGCCATCCTGAACAATACGTTCAGCCGCGGCGGATTCGGTCCGGGCATGCAGGTGGCGTTTTTTGACGTCATCTCAAGACAGAACGCCTACAGAGAGCTTTTTTATAAAGCCGGGGGCGTCGAAGCCGAGAGCATCTTTCGCGCGAACGTGAAAGATGAAGACGAAGCCGACGTTCAGCGCTATCGCAATATTGCCATCTCGAATGAGTTCGACGATAAGGGCGTTTCAGCGGAGCGATGGTTCGATGCGGCCACCGCGCGCATCGATCTGTTTTTCAAGGCCGAGAAGGCGTTAAGCACCGCCCTGATCGAAGGCGCGGCATCAGAGAAGCGTATCGCCCTGACGATCTTTATCACGCTTGTCGTGCTGGTGACCGTTCTTTCTGTCGGATCGATCATCGGCGGTACGCGCATCGGGCGCAACATCGTACGTCGTATTCTCGACATCAACGTCGTCCTTCCCGAGATCGCTCGCGGGAATCTTACGATTGAGATGGCAAAAGACGGCGAAGATGAGATCTCTTCGCTGAAAGAAGATATCGGCGTACTTGTGAAAACGCAGGTCGGACTGATCCGTCGCATCGTCGTCGCCGCTCGCAGTATGGAAGAGAGTTCCGGCCACCTGACGTCGTCGAGCGAAAAGATGAAATCCGATATCGGAGCCTTGAATGAGAAGTCATCGACCATCGCCGCCGCAGCCGAAGAGATGAGCCAGAATCTTCAAAACACTGCAAGCTCCGTTACCGAGATGTCGACGACGATCAGCGAGATCGCTCGCCAGGCGGAAGAGGCGGTAACGGTGCATCGCGAATCCGGAAAGTTATCCAACCAGGCCGCCGAAGCTGCCCGTGGAATGGCCGCCTCTGCCGAAAAGGTCGAAGCCGTGATCGAGTCCATTTCGGGTATTGCGAAACAGACGAACCTGCTTGCGCTCAATGCGTCGATCGAAGCGGCCGCAGCCGGCGAGGCGGGCAAGGGCTTTGCCGTCGTCGCCTCTGAGGTGAAGGAGCTGGCCGGTCGCACGTCGTCAGACGCCCAGGATGTGCGCGACCGCGTGCAGGAGATTCAGGGAAATTCAAAGGCTACCACGGATAGCATCGGTCGAGTCGACACGATGATCCATAAGTTGAACGAGATCACGGCCTCGATCGGATCTTCGATTCAGGAGCAATCCATCGCTTCGCAGGAAATCTCAAAGAGCATACAGCAGAACCTTGTCGCCGTCGACGAGGTGGCGCGAGAGATCAATACCGTCGGCACGATCATGGACGAAGAGGCTCGAAGAGCGCAGGAGATGTACGAACAGGCTCGGGCGATGGACGCTCTTGCACGTGAGATGCTCGGCCATGTGGCCAGCTTTCAGATTAACGACGAGTAA
- a CDS encoding DUF2179 domain-containing protein, whose amino-acid sequence MSSEVYEYVVIPLLIFFARVLDVSAGTLRIVFIARGSRFLAPLFGFFEVLIWLIAVRQVLIGDPPWTIYVGYAAGFTMGNLTGVYIESRLAIGRQVVRIITKREKTGLPDALREAGFGVTIVTGRGARGPVQILFSVIDRSRLPEVVQLIGLHNPGAFYSVEDVRLSEEGIFLPGRKGLQRRLRSRAK is encoded by the coding sequence ATGTCTTCTGAAGTCTACGAATACGTTGTTATACCGCTTCTGATTTTCTTTGCCAGGGTGCTCGATGTATCAGCCGGCACCTTACGCATCGTCTTTATCGCTCGCGGAAGTCGCTTTCTGGCGCCGCTTTTCGGATTCTTCGAGGTTCTTATCTGGCTTATCGCCGTCCGTCAGGTGCTGATCGGCGATCCGCCGTGGACGATCTACGTCGGTTATGCCGCAGGCTTTACGATGGGCAATCTGACCGGCGTTTATATCGAATCGCGTCTGGCCATCGGTCGTCAGGTTGTGCGTATCATCACGAAACGCGAAAAAACGGGATTGCCCGACGCCTTGAGAGAGGCAGGGTTTGGCGTAACGATCGTGACGGGGCGGGGGGCTCGCGGCCCTGTACAGATTCTTTTCAGTGTGATTGATCGCAGTCGTCTGCCCGAAGTGGTGCAGTTGATCGGCCTGCATAATCCGGGGGCGTTCTATTCCGTCGAAGACGTCCGCCTTTCAGAAGAGGGCATCTTTTTGCCGGGTCGCAAGGGCCTGCAAAGACGCCTGCGAAGTCGGGCTAAATAG